The genomic stretch ATTTTTAAAATTAATAGGCAAGCATAAGTCCAAATATATAGTGTTCAACCTGAGAATGATGAAGCACATCTCCACTACTATATAATGCACCACTTAAAACTTTCCTAAATCCACACAGCAAACTACACCCCACAGTCATTGCCTAATCTAAGTACACCCAACTAATTGCATACAGTAATGtctaatttacaaaattaaggGGGGAGATTAACTCTAACATCATCTTGCGGCCAGGAACGCTCAGATCAAACTCATCACTCACCCCTCCACCCTCGGCGCGCAAGAACGAGGTCGCGACCGCCAGGACGCCTCGGCCCCGACTCCCTCCCACTCGATTCCTCTGCCTGAGAACAAAATTAGAAAGGATGAAGCACATTTCATGATAAAGCAGGATCCTTTTGATCTTTTGCTCACAAAAGGGACACAAAATTAGAAATCTATGATGTGATCATGATTCACTCAcattaagaaaggaaagctcctACGTATCTGCTCTTCAAACACAGCTAACAAgaattcatatttttttatttctgcaAGATGGTTGAATCTATAGGGGATCTCTTTGCACAAGAGATGCAAAAAAATATAAGAAAATAAATTATTCAACAATGGTTAAACAAATCAAGAAGAGAATCGTCCCTAAATTTTGGACCAAATGGGCGTAGGGTATTCAGTCTGCCCCGAGAAGGATTAGATCAGACTATATCCAACACGCCTTCGACAAATAAACAGTATATCTGCTTACCTGCAAAGGGAAGTATGTGGTGAACTGAGATAGCAGCAGGATAATATTCAGCAGGTCTGTATGCACAATAAGCTCATCGACCATCGCACCTGAGCTAATGTCAAATGTGAAACCACGCACCTAAGGAATAAAAATTGAAATTAGAAAACACCCGAATTCAAGCAGATTCTTATAAAATTTCGCAAGTTACACACATATCAAATTTGGACACATGTAAAAAAGGCACAATTGGTGTGATGCAGAATCATTGACAAATGGATTGCTCAATTGGCACGACAAGCCATCAAAACACATCAGCCTTACAGAGGATGGTGACTGACACCATTATGAGTAGAATTACCTGATGCGCATGCACACGATTAAGTCAGCATAATACAAGGATTACTTGATCATCATCAAGACCATTATTTTTCAAGGCGCATGGTTGCCAATCTAATCTAGACAGGATGATTACTATATAGTTTATTTACTCCTATCGAACAAATTCGCCGACTTCACAAGTTCGAGCTGCAAACACCCAAACCTGCACATTGTGATCCTTCCAGAACGCGGGGTCCTCGTCGAGCTCGAAGCGCGGCACCTCCACGGCCGTGACATGCCTCAGATCGAACACCCTCTTCGCTGCCCCAACTGATGAGGTCCGATCTCTGGCCCCTGACCCCGTCGTGGAGGCTCGGGGCACGGAGGAACCTGTCGTGTGGAGGCCAGCGGCACGGAGGAACCTGTCGTGTGGAGGCCAGCTGGACGGGGTTGATTGAACCTGTCGCGAGCCGCTCGGCTCGACCCCGCGCGCGGCACGGAGGAGCTCGGAGCTCGCGAGCGCTCGCCCAGGCGGTGGCCGCCCGAAGGCACACCCCGCGGCCTGCTCGGCGCGGGTGGGTGCGGGTCGGCCCGGCCTCGCGCTGGGGACCACGTGCGCTCGACCGGCCTCGGCCCCGCGCGTGCACGCAGCACGGAGGTGGCCCCGCGCACAGACGGCGGCTCGGCTTCGCGCTGGCTGCTCGCAGTCGGAGCGGCCGCGGCCTCGGCAGGAGCACGACTGCGGCCCGGCTGGAGCGCTTCGGGATCGCGAGCCACCGCGGGATCGCGAGGACCACGCGCGGTGGCTCGCATACGTCGGGCTCGGGCGGGCGTCGAGGAGGATCTGGGAGGGGTCGCCGAGGAGGATTTGGGAGCGGGGCTCCGAGCAGATACGGGAGCGGGGCTCCGAGGAGATACGGCACATCTGGAGCACGCATCAGGAAGGAAACCACGATGACGGGGAAAGGAGAGCGGCAAAGCAAGCAAACAACGGGGACGGTTGGCGAGCGTCCGAGCACGTACTCCTGCTTTGCGGCGTCCGCGTCCTCCGACTCAGACTCCTccgactccgccgccgccgccttcgcGCCGGAATCTGTGAGCAAAGGCAAACAATGTGGGCGGGAGAGGAAATAAACTAGCATCAGCGCGTGGAGATCGAGGACAAGAGCGCCGTCGACCCACGTGGGAGGGGCGGCGGCAGGGCGAACGAACGAACGAGCGGCTCACCGTTAGCGTCGCCGTTGGCTTCGGCGCCGCCGCTGGCGCTGCCGCTGGCGTCGCCGTGGGCCTCTGCGCCGAGGAGCCGGATCCGGGAGTGGGCGATGCGGAGGATATGGGAGCGGGGCACCGCCGAGGATGAGGGGGGCTCTGCGTCGAGGATCTGAGTGGGGCGCCGAGGAGCCGGAAGTGGGAGGGGGCGCCGCTGAGGATGGAAGGGGAGCGGGGCTCGGGTAGCCAGATGCCTGAGCACGCGGTGGCTGGCGGTGACAGATCGGGTAGCTAGGAGCcggcgccgctgccgctgcgGCAAAGGTCGCGTGAGGGTGAAAGCGCGATGAAGTCCTGCGCGTGAAGAGCGTGGCCTTGGAAGGGAAGGAGTGTGGCCGGGGCGGCCTGCGCTGCCCAGGAAGCCGGACGTGGAGCGCGGCGGGTGCGCCCGCAGGTGGCGGCGGGTGCGCCCGCAGGTGGCAGCGGGTGCGGCTCTGGAGAAGGCGCCGCTGCACGGCATGGGGCGGGTTAGCGAGCGTGGCTCCGCGCGACCTGGCGAGGGTTGGTGCCGCGCGGCCTGGGTCGGGGTGCGAGCACGGGGAGCGGGGCACGGGGTGCGGGGCGCGAGGATTGAgcgtttttgtttctttttttgggCGGAAGAGAGAGCCGGGTGGGATGACCTTCGCAGGAGGCAGGACGAAAGCTAGAGGAGAGAATGTCGCACCAAAAGTTTGTCCATcttttagtctttttagttgtaggagatatgAATTGTCCTTTGTCCAAACAAGTTTCTTCCCTAATATGCACATCGGAATGCATTGTTAGGACACTAGCTTTAGTACTTACAAATACTTGTCTGCTGAATACTATGCCATCCTTTTTGGAGGGTCCTATGTATATCAGAAGTTAGTATGAAATATTGTAGTTCCATTGAAAGAACGGTAGGACTGGCTTATCTTTGTAGGATTTGATGTTGAAACTGTTGACTAACATTAGGTTCCCTATTTCTCAACATCAAGGAATTACAATTTCATTATACTTTATATGTCAAACAGAAAAGCTAATGTGGAAGCACTACTTTCAGAACACATAGGGACTTATTTTTGTCAGACACAAAAATGAAAGTGATTATCATAGATAGAAATGAAAGGGAATGTGTTGAGCTAGAGATGAGCAGCACAGGATGTTGAATGAGGCAATAGAGTAGTTTTATTTTAATAGCTCTGaaatatttcattatgcaaataTCCTATGTATATGAGTAGATTTGTTAGTCCATTCTGTAATATATAGTAGTGTTATTTCAGGCCATTCTACGATTTAGTAGTGTTATTTTAGTAGCTCCACAGGCTTTCTCTTGTATATATTTGTCAGTCCATGTGTAGAAACTGGTGTGCTATcaagatttttttattttttttgaaacagcTGAATATATATTCTTTCTTTAGTATCGTAATTAGGAAAATTCTGTGTAAAAGGTGCAATTGCTTGTGTATATGAAAGTTGGTTTCTTCATGTGTGTATAAGTTTGTGGTAGAGCGTGTGATTGGATAACCTATTAGTTTTAAATGGCATCTTGGCATTTTCGTCTCTACAATTATGGAGCAGGGCAACGGCAATGACATCCTTGTCTTGCGCATTGGCAGCCATGTGGGTGGTGCCAGCGCTGCCGTACAGGGAGGTGGAGGGGTGTGAGGGCGCAGTGGAGGACACGTCGGGCTTCAGGTGCAGCCATTCGCTCATCGCCATCGTTTCAGGACCGTATCAGTACCAGCATCCTCCAAATCTGACCCATCTTTTATGTCTCCATAATCCTTATTAACTCTGATCCATCTATTATCTCTCCGTAATCCTTGCTTCTGATGAATTGGATCAGCTACTGAAGGCATGGTGGCATGGTACCGATGACCAGTGGAAATTTGCTGCATAGTTTGCTGGATATACATGGAGAGGATAGATTTGATAAGCACTCTGCAAAGTTTTTGTCACTATCTCAAAATTAATTTATTTCTCCATCACTTTGTTTTGGTGTTTCTACCTAAATCAAATGCCAATTTGCGGTTTTTAAAAGTAGGTTGATGGTGAGCGTGAAAATGAAAGATGTGTGCTTTCTCTCTGTTTTCTTCAATATGTTGTTTCTAGCCCCTTTCACTCAAATTGTTTGATCACATAAAGCTTACCTTTGGTATACCATTAGTAGTATCAATGACCTTAACCAATCATTTATAGTTGAtgaactattcattacttttaatATACATGTCTGTCTGACATATGCATGTATGCTTCATTTGGTAACCTGAACTGATGGATTATTGATTCTCTCATGTCCAGTGATGCTCCTACAAGTGAGGTAATCTCGGTTGCCCCTTCATTGGAAAGCAAGCTAGAGTCACTAACTGGCCCACTGGTGTCTCTCCTTCGGTATCCTGCTGCGAACTGTGCTTCCGCATTTACTTGATTGGTCTATGTGCAAGAATGACTACACATGATTTGCTTGTGTCTTGGTGTGCGTCGAGCGCATCGTGATGAGGACAAGCTTGGTAAGGGTGGCCTGGGATGGTGCATAGCTCCGGGTCACGGAGTTGGCATGGATTGGCGACAACCTTGGCGTGGCACGAGGTGGATGTCATGGCATGGCTTCTTGCACCGTCGATGGACCGAGCGGTGGTGGTGGCTTGGAGTCTAGGGCGAGTGACCTAGGGGAGGTGTGGAGGAGCAGGACGCGGCGATTTCCCCTCTCTATCCTATTTATAGGTCATTTATTTTTGGAAGAAAAAAAGTTAGGTGCTGGTCGACGTTCATCCTCAACGAAGAAATTCACAGGATATCTGAGAGATGAGATTTTTTGGTGTTCAAAAATTTTATTATTGTCTCATGTTTTGAATTTGTGACCTCGTGTCAGATGAGACTTTTGTGTCCAAAAAATTTATTGTTGTCTCATGTTTTGAATTTGTGATCTCGTGTGAATTATATTAGAAATGATACGATGTGGAAGTTGACTCCTAACAACATTAAGGGAGTACTATCTTCCGGTGGTTCTAATTTGCACTCGCAAACCGGTGATTTTAATTTGCACACCCAAATGAGACCGTGGCGTTAGCATGGGTATTATACTAGTACTAAGAAAGAATAATAAAGTGATgatgagtgctctaatgatgatagtgatgatgaagctctaGCCCTCTTTGTGTGCAAGTTTGGCaaaatgatgaagaagaagggctatcataTAAGGAAGAGAAGAGACCACTTCAAGAACgagtatgtgaggctatgctacaagtggaAGAGCCCTGATCATGTTGTAGCAGGGTGTCCCTACAaaagtgacaatgatgagaacgagaagaagaaaacaagaaagaaaagaaggaaaagTAGGATAGAAATGATCttcaagaagaaaaagaagggtggatcctatgttgtgatatgggatagtgatgcttctttgaaagatgattctagtgatgatgacaaggcatccaagaagaagaaggctcttgcaagcattgctattgttgatgcaaaactgatctgcaaacacaaagggctaatacccgattcaaacgttaaggcgtgcgagccgatttgaccttgctatcggcaaaggtgataactcgaatactttagtcctgacaacagcgatgcgcccggatgtcacggctaagaggtactcacgcggaacttgagaacacgccgagcttaagttgacgaattcctaagaactcgtaacaaaaggaaaaagtatgacgaagtcgtcgaaaagtaaatgctggaatatgagtaaaaacgtgtgtttgattgatttcttgattcattattacaaggccctagggtctatatttataccctgctcaaagagctacaaccagacacgattagaattcgaactccaaattacacggaatccgtatacaaaataatgcaaataattaaggaaataacaaaactatccctcgtgacaaaccgaaactcctccacataacgaccggcagcttccagactcctcctttgcatcatcggcagatcctttgccatagtcatcggcagacttttttatctagccatcggcaccatattactgcctgtggacttagtcacattcaacttctccctcatcggcaa from Sorghum bicolor cultivar BTx623 chromosome 3, Sorghum_bicolor_NCBIv3, whole genome shotgun sequence encodes the following:
- the LOC8075490 gene encoding uncharacterized protein LOC8075490 isoform X3, which translates into the protein MPCSGAFSRAAPAATCGRTRRHLRAHPPRSTSGFLGSAGRPGHTPSLPRPRSSRAGLHRAFTLTRPLPQRQRRRLLATRSVTASHRVLRHLATRAPLPFHPQRRPLPLPAPRRPTQILDAEPPSSSAVPRSHILRIAHSRIRLLGAEAHGDASGSASGGAEANGDANDSGAKAAAAESEESESEDADAAKQEQRNRVGGSRGRGVLAVATSFLRAEGGGVSDEFDLSVPGRKMMLELISPLNFVN
- the LOC8075490 gene encoding uncharacterized protein LOC8075490 isoform X7; amino-acid sequence: MPCSGAFSRAAPAATCGRTRRHLRAHPPRSTSGFLGSAGRPGHTPSLPRPRSSRAGLHRAFTLTRPLPQRQRRRLLATRSVTASHRVLRHLATRAPLPFHPQRRPLPLPAPRRPTQILDAEPPSSSAVPRSHILRIAHSRIRLLGAEAHGDASGSASGGAEANGDANDSGAKAAAAESEESESEDADAAKQECVVSHLTLAQAEESSGRESGPRRPGGRDLVLARRGWRVLQWI
- the LOC8075490 gene encoding uncharacterized protein LOC8075490 isoform X4, with the translated sequence MPCSGAFSRAAPAATCGRTRRHLRAHPPRSTSGFLGSAGRPGHTPSLPRPRSSRAGLHRAFTLTRPLPQRQRRRLLATRSVTASHRVLRHLATRAPLPFHPQRRPLPLPAPRRPTQILDAEPPSSSAVPRSHILRIAHSRIRLLGAEAHGDASGSASGGAEANGDANDSGAKAAAAESEESESEDADAAKQECVVSHLTLAQAEESSGRESGPRRPGGRDLVLARRGWRECPCPSKNRRGRAST
- the LOC8075490 gene encoding uncharacterized protein LOC8075490 isoform X6 — protein: MPCSGAFSRAAPAATCGRTRRHLRAHPPRSTSGFLGSAGRPGHTPSLPRPRSSRAGLHRAFTLTRPLPQRQRRRLLATRSVTASHRVLRHLATRAPLPFHPQRRPLPLPAPRRPTQILDAEPPSSSAVPRSHILRIAHSRIRLLGAEAHGDASGSASGGAEANGDANDSGAKAAAAESEESESEDADAAKQEQRNRVGGSRGRGVLAVATSFLRAEGGGNVLAQARIGEDEPRPS
- the LOC8075490 gene encoding uncharacterized protein LOC8075490 isoform X5, with the protein product MPCSGAFSRAAPAATCGRTRRHLRAHPPRSTSGFLGSAGRPGHTPSLPRPRSSRAGLHRAFTLTRPLPQRQRRRLLATRSVTASHRVLRHLATRAPLPFHPQRRPLPLPAPRRPTQILDAEPPSSSAVPRSHILRIAHSRIRLLGAEAHGDASGSASGGAEANGDANDSGAKAAAAESEESESEDADAAKQEQRNRVGGSRGRGVLAVATSFLRAEGGGFCNGYESKGSNKKEEG
- the LOC8075490 gene encoding uncharacterized protein LOC8075490 isoform X8 yields the protein MPCSGAFSRAAPAATCGRTRRHLRAHPPRSTSGFLGSAGRPGHTPSLPRPRSSRAGLHRAFTLTRPLPQRQRRRLLATRSVTASHRVLRHLATRAPLPFHPQRRPLPLPAPRRPTQILDAEPPSSSAVPRSHILRIAHSRIRLLGAEAHGDASGSASGGAEANGDANDSGAKAAAAESEESESEDADAAKQECVVSHLTLAQVRWSMSLLCIQTC
- the LOC8075490 gene encoding serine/arginine repetitive matrix protein 1 isoform X2; the protein is MPCSGAFSRAAPAATCGRTRRHLRAHPPRSTSGFLGSAGRPGHTPSLPRPRSSRAGLHRAFTLTRPLPQRQRRRLLATRSVTASHRVLRHLATRAPLPFHPQRRPLPLPAPRRPTQILDAEPPSSSAVPRSHILRIAHSRIRLLGAEAHGDASGSASGGAEANGDANDSGAKAAAAESEESESEDADAAKQEYVLGRSPTVPVVCLLCRSPFPVIVVSFLMRAPDVPYLLGAPLPYLLGAPLPNPPRRPLPDPPRRPPEPDVCEPPRVVLAIPRWLAIPKRSSRAAVVLLPRPRPLRLRAASAKPSRRLCAGPPPCCVHARGRGRSSARGPQREAGPTRTHPRRAGRGVCLRAATAWASARELRAPPCRARGRAERLATGSINPVQLASTRQVPPCRWPPHDRFLRAPSLHDGVRGQRSDLISWGSEEGVRSEACHGRGGAALRARRGPRVLEGSQCAGAWFHI
- the LOC8075490 gene encoding serine/arginine repetitive matrix protein 1 isoform X1, which gives rise to MPCSGAFSRAAPAATCGRTRRHLRAHPPRSTSGFLGSAGRPGHTPSLPRPRSSRAGLHRAFTLTRPLPQRQRRRLLATRSVTASHRVLRHLATRAPLPFHPQRRPLPLPAPRRPTQILDAEPPSSSAVPRSHILRIAHSRIRLLGAEAHGDASGSASGGAEANGDANDSGAKAAAAESEESESEDADAAKQEYVLGRSPTVPVVCLLCRSPFPVIVVSFLMRAPDVPYLLGAPLPYLLGAPLPNPPRRPLPDPPRRPPEPDVCEPPRVVLAIPRWLAIPKRSSRAAVVLLPRPRPLRLRAASAKPSRRLCAGPPPCCVHARGRGRSSARGPQREAGPTRTHPRRAGRGVCLRAATAWASARELRAPPCRARGRAERLATGSINPVQLASTRQVPPCRWPPHDRFLRAPSLHDGVRGQRSDLISWGSEEGVRSEACHGRGGAALRARRGPRVLEGSQCAGLGVCSSNL